A genome region from Cryomorphaceae bacterium 1068 includes the following:
- a CDS encoding VOC family protein encodes MLPPFHLAIPVSDLALTRNFYHKVLGCEEGRTDTHWVDFNFFGHQLVLHQKEGLKKESVSNPVDGKEVPVPHFGVVLSIDDWNALAERLKSQHIKFIIEPYIRFEGEVGEQRTMFFQDPEGNALEFKAFADISGLFAKD; translated from the coding sequence ATGCTCCCACCCTTTCACCTGGCCATACCCGTTAGCGATTTAGCATTAACCCGCAACTTCTACCACAAGGTATTGGGTTGTGAAGAAGGAAGAACGGATACCCATTGGGTGGACTTCAACTTCTTCGGTCACCAACTGGTTTTACACCAAAAAGAAGGATTGAAGAAGGAGTCCGTTTCCAATCCCGTGGACGGAAAAGAGGTGCCCGTCCCCCATTTCGGTGTGGTCCTTTCCATCGACGATTGGAATGCGCTCGCCGAGCGTTTGAAAAGTCAACATATCAAATTCATTATCGAACCTTATATCCGTTTCGAGGGTGAGGTGGGCGAACAACGGACCATGTTTTTTCAAGACCCTGAGGGAAATGCTTTGGAATTTAAAGCATTTGCCGACATAAGCGGACTCTTTGCAAAGGATTGA